The following coding sequences are from one Zalophus californianus isolate mZalCal1 chromosome 5, mZalCal1.pri.v2, whole genome shotgun sequence window:
- the LOC118356980 gene encoding uncharacterized protein LOC118356980, whose translation MLRDNDELSRTFQNMSLRGPPEQSARGCGAQSAGLAPPEASLLGVWTLSLPVSSRVCVSSLLLSEDTRPTGSGHAMASFYLNHLCIKDAVSPLLPPPEVLGVRASASGFGDMIQPMTETTEDEKHGSCKLRLEQNRNTGSSHRRGASKETGERTCPCPGQHQRPPTPVSRGRRRHCPGGDPLLNTWRPNTKRAGDWPWGGTRPLTHPGLETRRISVLQGVGSRALALGHGTSWAVPAAPRQGPQRAAPCRLGPERSLFHFA comes from the exons ATGCTCAGAGACAATGATGAACTTTCCAGGACTTTCCAGAACATGAGTTTGCGCGGGCCGCCAGAACAAAGCGCCAGGGGTTGTGGGGCTCAATCAGCAGGGCTGGCTCCtcccgaggcctctctcctgggcgtGTGGACACtgtctctccctgtgtcctcacgtgtgtgtgtgtcctctctcctcctttcagAGGACACCCGTCCTACTGGGTCAGGCCACGCCATGGCCTCGTTTTACCTTAATCACCTCTGTATTAAAGACGCTGTCTCCCCATTACTGCCACCTCCCGAGGTGCTGGGGGTCAGAGCTTCAGCATCAGGATTTGGGGACATGATCCAGCCCATGACAGAAACAACCGAAGATGAAAAGCATGGAAGCTGCAAACTGAGGCTCGAGCAAAACCGAAACACAGGATCCTCACACAGAAGAGGAGCCTCGAAGGAGACGGGAGAGAGGACGTGCCCGTGTCCGGGGCAGCACCAGAGACCACCGACGCCCGTGAGCAGAGGACGTCGCCGTCACTGTCCAGGAGGAGACCCGCTGCTGA ATACCTGGCGACCCAACACCAAGAGGGCAGGTGACTGGCCTTGGGGTGGCACTAGGCCACTGACACACCCAGGGCTGGAGACACGCAGGATTTCTGTGCTGCAGGGGGTGGGAAGCAGGGCCCTCGCCCTGGGCCATGGCACATCGTGGGCTGTTCCTGCCGCTCCCAGGCAAGGACCCCAGAGAGCTGCACCCTGCAGGCTCGGCCCAGAGAGGAGCCTCTTTCATTTTGCATAA